The Streptomyces sp. NBC_00306 sequence TGTGCGTCCAGTACACCCCCGAGTGCGCCCGGCTGGCGGCGAGGCCGCTGGACTCCGTGACCCGCGGGTCCGTGATCGTGAAGCCGGGGTCCTCCGACGTTGCGGAAGCGGCCGGCACGGCGGCGAGCAGGACGAACGCGGCGGCAGCGGCGGTGACGTACGGAAGCGAACGCATGCCCCAAGCCTGCCATCCCGCCCGGGTTCCGGCCCGCGCCCCCGGAACCGCCTCCCGGCGACCGCGCCCGCACCCGCGCCCGCACAGGCACAGGCACAGGCACAGGCACCACCCCCGTGGCCGGTCTCACATCGCGGCCCAGCCGTCCCGTCCGCCATGATGTGCCCCATGCGTTTCATGTTCGTCGGCGACTCCATGACCATCGGACGCGCCGGCGACTACACCTGGCGCTACCGGATGTGGCAGCACCTCGGCGCATCCTTCGGCAGCCCGTACGAGATCGTCGGCCCGCGGACCTGGCTGTACGACACCGAGGTGGACGCCCCGCGCTCGTACGCCTACGCGGCGCCGTTCCCCGCGGACGCCCGGCGCCATCTCGCGGGCTGGGGCGAGGGCTGGCTCCACATGGCGCCGGTGATCCGCGAGACGGTGACCGACCAGCGCCCGGACGTCCTGCTGGTCTCGCTCGGCCTGATAGACCTCGGCTTCTACACGGACAGCGGCCAAACCGCCCTGAACGTCCGCCGGTTCATCGCCGAGTCCCGTGCGGCCAACCCGCACGTCCGGATGGTGCTGCTCCCCGTCATACCGAACGTGCGCGCCCGTGCGGACGCGCCGTTCGCGGCGGAGTGCGACCGCTTCAACGAACTGCTCGCCAAAGCGGTCGCCGACCTGGACACCGCGGCGTCCCCGATCCTCCTGGCGTCCCGTCCCGAGCGGTACGACCTCGACACGGACACCTACGACGGCACCCACCCGAGCGCGTCGGGCGAGCACAAGCTCGCGGCGGCGTACGCGCAGGCGATGCACCAGGCGTGGGGGCTGGGCGCCCGTTACGAGGCCGCGGCCTGATCCTGCCGCGTACCGCCCCGGCCGAGGCCGTCAGAAGACGAACGGCCCGGGGTTCTGCGGGGAGGTCGCCGTGCAGGTGGCGGTGATCCCGAACACCACCACGGTCAGGGACGTGGCTTCCAGGCTGTCGCCCACCGCCACGGTGCCGTCCAGCGGTCCGGTGGAGACGGCGCCGCCCGCCGGGATCGCGGGGTTGGCGTTGCCGGTGAACGTCGTGGTGTCCGTGCCGTTCTTCGCCAGCGTGAGCGTGGACTTCACCGAGTTCGCCGAGATGGGCAGGGGTGAGGTGATGGCGTCCGTGGCCAGGCTGATGGTCGCGGCTGTGCCGTCCTGCGTGGCCGTGAGGTTCGCCGTGCCCGAGCCGAACGAGCCGCAGTCGAAGGACAGCGTCGCCTTCTCCGGCGTCACCGCCTGGGCCGCGGGCGCCATCGCGAGCGTGCCGGCGGCCAGCAGGCCGACGCCGAGGAATGTGCCGATGCCAAACGTGCCGTGCTTCATGGGAGGTCCCGCCTTCGTGTGTGGGGTCACGGGCCGGCGCCGGCGGCTGCCATCGGGCGTGCGCACGCAATCCTGGGGCGTTGGGGAGCCCGGGAAGCTGGATCACCTGCGAGCACGGTGCGGCTGATGGGTCGTCAGCGACGCTCCCATTGCTGCACGGGCCTCCCGGGAAAACAAGGAGAGCCACCGAATGTTGACATGTAACGGCCAAATCAGGCTGTCGGCTCCAGCGGGGCGCGCGTCAGACGGTTGGCGAAGGCGGAGAGCGTGTAGGTCCCGATCCCCATGACCACCTCCAGCGCGTTCTGCGGAGTGAAGCCCTGGCCGAAAAACGCCGCCAGCGACTCGTCCCCGGCCGCGCCGGACGCGGCGATCACGTCGAGCGTGAACCTCCGTACGGCTTCGAGGCGTTCGTCGTCGAGCGGGCGCTGCGCGACCAGCGCCGCCACGGTTTCCTCATCCGCCCCCAGCGCCCGGAGTTTGCCGGTGTGCATCACGACGCAGACATGGCACTCGTTGCGCGCCGCGACCGTCATGATGACGACCTCGCGCG is a genomic window containing:
- a CDS encoding GDSL-type esterase/lipase family protein — protein: MRFMFVGDSMTIGRAGDYTWRYRMWQHLGASFGSPYEIVGPRTWLYDTEVDAPRSYAYAAPFPADARRHLAGWGEGWLHMAPVIRETVTDQRPDVLLVSLGLIDLGFYTDSGQTALNVRRFIAESRAANPHVRMVLLPVIPNVRARADAPFAAECDRFNELLAKAVADLDTAASPILLASRPERYDLDTDTYDGTHPSASGEHKLAAAYAQAMHQAWGLGARYEAAA
- a CDS encoding carboxymuconolactone decarboxylase family protein; this encodes MEAVRRNLGHLPPAVARLAASPHTLDGFLQLSALFERTTLDPVAREVVIMTVAARNECHVCVVMHTGKLRALGADEETVAALVAQRPLDDERLEAVRRFTLDVIAASGAAGDESLAAFFGQGFTPQNALEVVMGIGTYTLSAFANRLTRAPLEPTA